A genomic stretch from Fodinibius salinus includes:
- a CDS encoding DUF2911 domain-containing protein — MRLFLSAHKTFILILSTLLLYSACSSKPKPKEPNPVRRKSPIAIANTLHKPSDTYIKVVYGQPYKKGRNIFGELIPYGEIWRTGANEATEITTTQDIILGGKKVNAGTYALFTIPRKNNDWTIVLNDVLGQWGAFNYNSSHDVLRTHASAIQKSSAFEALTIQFSEIVNDSTNMIIQWDHTEVKIPIIFSDSNPSS, encoded by the coding sequence ATGCGTTTGTTTTTATCTGCTCATAAAACGTTCATTCTTATTTTATCTACTCTCTTGCTGTATTCGGCATGTTCTTCTAAGCCTAAGCCCAAAGAACCCAATCCTGTACGGCGTAAAAGCCCAATTGCCATTGCCAATACCCTACATAAACCCTCCGACACCTATATCAAAGTTGTTTATGGTCAGCCATATAAGAAGGGGCGAAATATTTTTGGGGAGCTTATTCCTTATGGTGAGATCTGGCGAACCGGAGCCAATGAAGCTACTGAAATTACAACAACTCAAGACATCATTTTGGGTGGTAAAAAGGTAAATGCAGGTACCTATGCACTATTTACTATTCCCCGTAAAAATAACGACTGGACTATTGTCTTAAATGATGTTTTAGGTCAATGGGGAGCATTCAATTATAATTCATCTCATGACGTGTTGCGGACTCACGCCTCGGCCATACAAAAAAGTTCCGCTTTTGAAGCACTTACTATTCAATTTTCAGAAATAGTAAATGATTCAACCAATATGATTATACAATGGGATCATACCGAGGTGAAAATCCCCATTATATTTTCAGATAGTAATCCATCTTCCTAA
- a CDS encoding AtuA-related protein — MANAKLLDIAHGRSGDKGDGSNVGIIARHPDVYPFLKKTLTADVVKEHMKNICEGKVERYELPNIGALNFVLHQSLGGGGTVSLKLDAQGKTHAAMLLRMELDIPEELLEKAKATKS, encoded by the coding sequence ATGGCTAACGCAAAGCTTTTAGATATAGCGCATGGACGCAGTGGAGATAAGGGAGATGGAAGTAATGTGGGAATAATTGCCCGCCATCCGGATGTGTATCCTTTTCTCAAAAAAACGCTCACAGCTGATGTGGTAAAAGAGCACATGAAAAATATTTGTGAGGGAAAAGTAGAGCGTTATGAGCTTCCGAATATAGGTGCTCTTAATTTTGTTCTTCATCAAAGCCTGGGTGGTGGTGGAACGGTTTCTCTAAAACTGGATGCCCAAGGTAAGACGCATGCTGCTATGCTTCTTCGGATGGAGTTGGATATTCCCGAAGAGTTGTTGGAGAAAGCAAAAGCCACGAAGTCTTAA
- a CDS encoding nuclear transport factor 2 family protein produces the protein MSYFNKITDIYNHIAEGSAMDAFEEYYAEDVTMVLEDGTEVDGKDANRQRENEFFSSVEEFHGIEIKGITANEDEGITAVESTMTVTFKGADGPMDLEQVAVQHWSGKQITTERFYGTQNS, from the coding sequence ATGAGTTATTTTAATAAAATTACTGACATATACAATCATATTGCAGAAGGTTCTGCAATGGATGCCTTTGAGGAATATTATGCCGAAGATGTAACAATGGTTCTAGAAGATGGTACAGAGGTTGATGGAAAAGATGCAAACCGTCAACGTGAAAATGAATTTTTTAGCAGCGTGGAAGAATTTCACGGTATTGAGATAAAAGGTATCACCGCTAACGAAGATGAAGGTATTACAGCTGTTGAATCTACCATGACCGTAACTTTTAAAGGTGCCGACGGTCCTATGGATCTTGAACAAGTTGCAGTACAACACTGGAGCGGTAAACAAATAACTACCGAACGTTTTTACGGTACACAGAATAGCTAA
- the fabF gene encoding beta-ketoacyl-ACP synthase II, with amino-acid sequence MSKPKRVVITGLGALSPIGNNVEVFWDNLINGVSGADRITNFDPSEFRTHFACELKNFDAGEHLEHNMIRRSDPFSQYGLIATDQAVEDSGIDFEDMDPFDAGVIWGSGQGGMFTFEEEVKNYAENDYSPRFNPFFVPKLIINMAPGLISMKYGLMGINYATVSACATSNTAIMDALNYIRWGKAKVMVTGGSEAGITESSFGGFSSMRAMSQRNDDPKHASRPFDKDRDGFVMGEGAAALILEEYEHAKARGAKIYGEVTGAAMTADAYHMTATHPEGKGATVAMQQALNDSELNAEDVDYLNTHATSTPVGDISETKAIENVFGDSADHLHISATKSMTGHLLGAAGAIEAIASIKAINENLIPPTINTKNIDGEIPESLNIVLGEAKEKKVDVAMSNTFGFGGHNGIVVFKSI; translated from the coding sequence ATGAGTAAGCCAAAACGTGTTGTTATTACCGGATTAGGAGCTTTATCCCCAATCGGAAATAATGTAGAAGTTTTCTGGGATAATCTTATCAATGGAGTTAGTGGTGCCGATAGAATTACTAACTTTGACCCTTCTGAGTTTCGCACACATTTTGCGTGTGAGCTTAAAAATTTTGATGCCGGCGAACACCTCGAGCATAATATGATTCGTCGCTCCGATCCCTTTAGTCAATACGGACTTATTGCTACTGATCAAGCAGTAGAAGACTCCGGTATTGATTTTGAAGATATGGATCCCTTTGACGCCGGAGTTATTTGGGGGAGCGGCCAGGGTGGTATGTTTACTTTTGAAGAAGAAGTGAAAAACTATGCCGAAAATGATTACTCACCACGATTTAATCCATTCTTCGTCCCAAAGTTAATTATTAACATGGCACCAGGACTCATCTCCATGAAGTACGGTCTGATGGGTATTAACTATGCTACCGTCTCGGCCTGTGCTACTTCTAACACGGCCATCATGGATGCTCTTAATTATATCAGATGGGGCAAGGCTAAAGTAATGGTTACCGGTGGTTCCGAAGCAGGTATCACTGAGTCTTCCTTTGGTGGATTTTCTTCCATGCGCGCCATGTCACAACGCAATGACGATCCCAAACATGCTTCACGTCCCTTTGATAAGGATCGGGACGGCTTTGTTATGGGAGAGGGGGCAGCAGCCCTCATTCTGGAAGAGTATGAACATGCCAAAGCCCGCGGTGCCAAGATTTACGGTGAAGTTACAGGTGCTGCAATGACGGCCGATGCCTATCACATGACGGCCACCCATCCCGAGGGGAAAGGCGCAACCGTTGCGATGCAGCAGGCACTCAATGACAGTGAGCTCAACGCCGAGGATGTCGATTATCTTAATACGCATGCTACCTCAACACCGGTTGGTGATATTAGTGAAACCAAAGCAATAGAAAATGTATTTGGAGACAGTGCTGACCACCTGCATATCAGTGCAACAAAATCAATGACAGGTCACTTACTGGGTGCCGCCGGCGCTATTGAAGCAATAGCCTCTATTAAAGCTATTAATGAAAATCTTATTCCTCCAACTATCAACACCAAAAATATTGATGGAGAGATTCCCGAATCTTTAAATATTGTATTGGGTGAAGCTAAAGAAAAGAAAGTTGATGTGGCAATGAGTAATACCTTTGGCTTCGGTGGACATAATGGCATTGTTGTTTTTAAATCAATTTAA
- a CDS encoding CIA30 family protein translates to MTYSHRVIFNFNENASLQNWETLDDVVMGGRSQGDISLSPQGHGRFSGSVSLENNGGFSSVRYSPANLEVEPQDQIKIKLKGDGKRYQFRVKHDQQAYESYITYLETTGEWEEITIVLNDLFPTFRGKNLNQPNFSHNSIQQLGFLIANKKAEDFELLIDKIELI, encoded by the coding sequence ATGACATACAGCCATAGGGTTATTTTTAATTTCAATGAGAATGCCAGCCTTCAAAATTGGGAAACGTTGGATGATGTGGTGATGGGTGGCCGTTCGCAAGGAGATATAAGTTTGAGTCCGCAGGGCCATGGGCGATTCAGTGGTTCCGTGTCATTGGAAAATAACGGTGGTTTTTCATCGGTCCGCTATTCTCCTGCTAACTTAGAAGTGGAACCACAAGACCAAATCAAAATAAAGTTGAAGGGCGATGGAAAACGATATCAGTTTAGAGTTAAACACGATCAGCAGGCCTACGAGTCGTACATCACCTACTTGGAGACCACTGGGGAATGGGAGGAAATTACTATTGTGCTCAATGACTTATTTCCCACCTTTAGAGGTAAAAATTTGAACCAGCCCAATTTTAGTCACAATTCCATTCAACAACTGGGCTTTTTAATTGCTAATAAGAAAGCTGAAGATTTTGAGCTGTTAATTGACAAAATTGAACTTATTTAG
- a CDS encoding nucleoside deaminase — MIDETDLKHLRRCIKLAEEALEVGDEPFGSVLVSADGEVLFEDHNREVTEGDPTRHPEIKIARWSAKNMRPEERVSATVYTTGEHCPMCAAAHGWVGLGRVVYASSSAQLSEWKEELSDKPPPVKTLPIEEVVRDIEVEGPVPELTEKVRELHRRFHSRK; from the coding sequence ATGATTGATGAAACTGATCTCAAACATTTGCGGCGTTGCATAAAGCTGGCTGAAGAAGCACTGGAAGTTGGGGATGAACCATTTGGATCGGTGCTAGTGTCGGCCGACGGTGAGGTGTTGTTTGAGGATCACAACCGGGAGGTTACAGAGGGTGACCCCACCCGTCATCCGGAAATTAAGATTGCGCGGTGGTCGGCAAAGAATATGAGACCGGAAGAGCGGGTTTCTGCCACAGTTTATACCACCGGAGAACACTGTCCCATGTGTGCCGCGGCCCACGGCTGGGTGGGACTAGGACGCGTGGTGTATGCCAGCTCCTCGGCGCAGCTAAGCGAGTGGAAGGAAGAATTAAGTGATAAGCCACCGCCCGTGAAGACCTTGCCCATTGAGGAAGTAGTGAGGGATATTGAGGTGGAAGGCCCCGTTCCCGAGCTTACCGAAAAGGTGCGCGAATTGCACCGCCGTTTTCACAGCCGGAAATAA
- the purM gene encoding phosphoribosylformylglycinamidine cyclo-ligase yields the protein MSKKEITYKDAGVDIEAGEEMVESIKGIVKQTHSDAVLQNIGGFGGFFRPNLDSYEDPVFVSSVDGVGTKLIVAFKSEKYDTVGQDLVNHCINDIAVCGADPLFFLDYFSTGKLEQDVGYEVVKGFGKACKENDVALIGGETAEMPDIYSEGEFDLAGTIVGLVDREKVIDGSNIQKGDLLLGFRSTGLHTNGYSLARKVLFSEYDVTDHVDKLGTSVGEALLAIHKSYLTIIRKLRDIQGVNGFSHVTGGGIMGNTERVVPDQLSIDVDWKAWERPTIFELIQDLGNVPEDDMRSTFNLGIGLIAVVDPEAADKVKKTVDEMDEDVIEIGQIT from the coding sequence ATGAGCAAGAAAGAAATTACGTACAAAGATGCCGGTGTCGATATAGAAGCTGGTGAAGAAATGGTGGAATCTATCAAAGGAATTGTAAAACAAACCCACAGTGATGCGGTTTTGCAAAATATTGGAGGCTTTGGTGGTTTCTTTCGTCCCAATTTAGACAGCTATGAAGATCCAGTTTTTGTAAGTAGTGTAGATGGAGTTGGTACCAAGCTTATAGTTGCTTTTAAATCTGAAAAATATGATACCGTAGGACAGGACTTAGTTAATCATTGTATAAACGACATTGCTGTTTGCGGGGCCGATCCACTCTTCTTCTTGGATTATTTTTCAACGGGAAAATTGGAACAGGATGTTGGGTACGAAGTTGTTAAAGGATTTGGCAAGGCTTGTAAAGAAAATGATGTTGCATTGATTGGTGGAGAAACAGCTGAGATGCCGGATATTTACAGCGAAGGTGAATTTGACCTTGCAGGAACTATCGTTGGGCTCGTTGACAGAGAAAAAGTTATAGACGGCTCTAATATTCAGAAAGGAGATTTACTGCTTGGTTTTCGCAGTACAGGATTGCATACTAACGGCTATTCTCTGGCCCGAAAAGTACTATTTTCTGAATATGATGTAACGGATCACGTAGATAAACTAGGTACCTCAGTGGGAGAGGCTCTGCTGGCTATCCACAAATCATATCTAACAATTATCCGGAAGTTGCGAGATATACAGGGTGTTAATGGATTTTCGCACGTTACCGGTGGAGGCATCATGGGCAATACTGAACGCGTGGTACCCGACCAACTTTCAATCGACGTGGACTGGAAGGCCTGGGAGCGCCCCACTATTTTTGAACTTATCCAGGATCTCGGTAATGTGCCCGAAGACGACATGCGGTCCACCTTCAACCTGGGGATCGGACTCATCGCCGTTGTAGATCCGGAGGCCGCCGACAAGGTCAAAAAGACCGTGGACGAAATGGATGAAGATGTTATTGAGATAGGTCAAATTACCTAA
- the dtd gene encoding D-aminoacyl-tRNA deacylase, whose translation MKIVLQRVSKASVRVENVQTGAIENGLMLLVGIHEDDDQQHMEWLAEKILKLRVFDDKSGKMNLSVQDVKGEILVVPQFTLYADYEQGNRPSYFSAAGPEKAEKLYNEMVSYFKQQSELNIETGKFGANMDVEFCNDGPVTLVLEK comes from the coding sequence ATGAAAATAGTACTTCAACGGGTATCAAAAGCATCGGTTAGAGTTGAAAATGTGCAGACAGGAGCTATTGAAAATGGGCTAATGTTGCTGGTGGGTATTCATGAAGATGACGATCAGCAGCATATGGAATGGTTGGCAGAAAAGATATTGAAACTCCGTGTTTTTGATGATAAGAGTGGAAAGATGAACTTATCAGTACAGGATGTGAAAGGAGAGATACTGGTAGTACCGCAGTTCACTTTGTATGCAGATTATGAGCAGGGTAATAGACCTAGTTATTTTTCTGCTGCGGGACCAGAGAAAGCCGAAAAATTATATAATGAAATGGTGAGCTATTTTAAGCAACAGTCGGAGCTAAATATAGAAACTGGTAAATTTGGCGCCAATATGGATGTTGAATTTTGCAACGATGGTCCCGTTACTTTGGTTTTAGAGAAGTAA
- a CDS encoding alkaline phosphatase family protein produces MSLIFLFIDGVGLGEEGEANPFSRLSYPGFEKMAAGQSFTKDADEIIKNNHVFKQIDAVLGVEGLPQSGTGQTTLFSGENAAKKIGKHFGPFPHSGIKHLLTEQSLFSKAKRLGKKCGFINAYPDIFFEKAQKKNRWSCTTLMTKSAEIPLHTAEDVKNKKALTAGITQQAWRDHLNIDVPRISPENATDRLLNQSEYYDVLLYEYYLTDKAGHSQEHEKASNYLKTYDRFLNKLIKESPNDTTIILSSDHGNIEDLSVKTHTLNEVPLFVKGPGAAGFSNMGSIEELTPGILELLKKN; encoded by the coding sequence ATGTCTTTAATATTTCTTTTCATAGACGGTGTAGGATTAGGAGAGGAGGGAGAGGCAAACCCTTTTAGCCGATTAAGCTATCCAGGTTTTGAAAAAATGGCCGCCGGTCAATCCTTTACTAAAGATGCTGATGAGATAATTAAAAACAACCATGTTTTTAAACAGATAGATGCTGTTCTGGGCGTAGAGGGATTACCACAAAGTGGTACGGGACAAACAACGCTTTTTTCCGGAGAAAATGCTGCAAAAAAAATTGGTAAACACTTTGGACCGTTTCCACATTCAGGTATAAAACACCTGCTAACAGAACAGAGTTTATTTTCAAAGGCAAAACGACTGGGAAAAAAGTGTGGTTTTATAAATGCATATCCTGATATTTTCTTTGAAAAGGCACAGAAGAAAAACAGATGGAGCTGCACAACATTGATGACAAAAAGTGCAGAAATTCCGCTACATACAGCAGAGGATGTAAAGAATAAAAAAGCGCTGACAGCAGGAATTACCCAGCAGGCATGGAGAGATCATTTAAATATTGATGTGCCACGAATATCTCCCGAAAATGCAACAGATCGATTACTGAACCAATCAGAATATTATGATGTATTGCTATATGAGTATTATCTTACTGATAAAGCAGGTCACAGCCAAGAGCACGAAAAAGCATCTAATTATTTAAAGACCTATGATAGATTTTTAAATAAATTGATTAAAGAATCCCCAAACGATACAACGATTATACTTTCAAGTGATCATGGAAACATTGAAGATCTATCTGTTAAAACGCATACGCTAAATGAAGTACCGCTTTTTGTGAAGGGACCCGGAGCTGCAGGGTTTAGTAATATGGGTAGTATAGAAGAGCTAACGCCGGGAATTTTAGAATTATTAAAGAAAAACTAA
- a CDS encoding adenylate kinase, producing MRIIIFGPPGAGKGTQASRLSEKYNIPHLSTGEIFRSAIKNKTPLGKEVKSILDAGELVPDDKVVALVDEELKKDQYENGYILDGFPRTLPQASAFDDILKRNEQTLDALIQLVVPQVELVNRILKRDENRTDDSPEKVKNRLNVYRNETQPVLNYYKKQNIVKEIDGVGSIDEIFNRIVNTLESETQSTVN from the coding sequence ATGCGCATTATTATTTTTGGACCTCCCGGGGCGGGTAAAGGTACTCAAGCATCACGTCTCAGCGAAAAATACAATATTCCACATCTTTCTACGGGAGAAATTTTTAGATCTGCTATTAAAAATAAAACTCCTCTCGGTAAAGAAGTAAAATCTATTTTAGATGCTGGGGAATTGGTACCCGACGATAAAGTTGTTGCATTAGTAGATGAAGAACTTAAAAAAGATCAATATGAGAATGGTTATATTTTAGATGGATTTCCACGTACCCTTCCCCAGGCTAGTGCATTTGATGACATTCTTAAAAGAAATGAACAAACCCTGGATGCCCTTATTCAACTTGTCGTTCCCCAAGTTGAACTAGTAAACCGTATTTTAAAGCGTGATGAAAACAGGACTGATGATTCTCCCGAAAAAGTAAAAAATAGATTAAACGTTTATAGAAACGAAACCCAGCCCGTTCTTAATTACTACAAAAAACAAAATATTGTTAAAGAGATAGATGGTGTGGGGTCTATTGATGAAATATTTAATCGGATTGTAAATACGCTTGAAAGCGAAACTCAATCTACAGTTAACTGA
- a CDS encoding mechanosensitive ion channel family protein: MGWQETLDYLHYFLNLKLFTVSGVSVTVATIALFIFLLVSFISLGIFVRRMLNQRILQKFRIDKGTSYTLSRIIQYIIISVGVLISFNVVGINLRSLTVIFGLLSVGIGFGLQNVTSNFISGLIILFERPISVGDRVMVNNIEGDITEINIRSTMVRTINNISIIVPNSEFVSKDVINYSHGDTTYRLDLEVGVAYGSDLDTVIKALEEVAAQNKFVMKKPEAEVHLVEFGESSWNMQLRAWIEDVKYHPKVRNQLNQAIVRAFKEYDIVIPFPQRDLHVRSSESFPVRDTNK; this comes from the coding sequence ATGGGCTGGCAAGAAACACTGGATTATCTACATTATTTTTTGAACCTCAAGTTGTTTACGGTAAGTGGAGTTTCCGTTACGGTAGCAACAATTGCGCTTTTTATTTTTTTACTGGTTTCATTTATAAGCTTGGGCATTTTTGTTCGCCGCATGTTAAACCAGCGCATTTTACAAAAATTTCGAATTGATAAAGGAACAAGTTATACCCTTTCCCGAATTATTCAGTACATCATTATTTCTGTTGGAGTGCTGATATCATTTAATGTTGTAGGTATAAATCTAAGGAGTTTAACTGTTATTTTTGGGTTGCTTTCTGTAGGTATTGGATTTGGACTACAGAATGTAACATCCAATTTTATATCAGGACTTATAATTTTATTTGAGCGACCTATTAGTGTTGGTGATCGGGTGATGGTAAATAATATAGAAGGGGATATCACTGAAATTAATATCCGTTCAACGATGGTACGTACCATCAATAATATTTCTATCATTGTTCCGAATTCAGAGTTTGTATCAAAAGATGTAATAAATTACTCTCACGGGGATACAACATATCGATTAGATCTCGAGGTGGGGGTGGCTTATGGATCTGACTTGGATACCGTTATAAAAGCGCTTGAGGAAGTTGCAGCTCAAAATAAGTTTGTAATGAAGAAACCCGAAGCAGAAGTACATTTGGTTGAATTTGGAGAGTCTTCATGGAATATGCAGTTGCGAGCTTGGATTGAAGATGTAAAATACCATCCTAAAGTGCGTAATCAGCTAAACCAAGCCATAGTAAGAGCTTTTAAAGAGTATGATATTGTAATTCCCTTTCCACAGCGCGATCTGCATGTGCGTTCATCTGAATCGTTTCCGGTCAGAGATACAAATAAATAA
- a CDS encoding WD40/YVTN/BNR-like repeat-containing protein — protein sequence MLRQPMSSTFNKALSIIFLVFFLFLGINNTAIAQRFGGNQMEEGVSDRTYSSSAMQELDYRNIGPFRGGRSVAVSGHPDQPDTYYAGFTGGGVYKTSDGGKNWVNISDGFFKTGSVGAITVAPSDPNIIYAGMGETCIRGNMSPGDGMYKSVDGGKTWTHIGLPESHFIGEIAVHPKDKDVAWVAVMGHAFGTEGNKERGVYKTTDGGKTWQKVLFHNKHTGAVDIEVDPNNPRILYASLWEAFRNPWKMSSGGKGSGLYKSTDGGETWKNISQRPGMPKGLLGKIGVAVSPVNSDRVWAIIENENGGVFRSDDNGKSWDRINSERNLRQRAWYYTHIMAGTESENEVYVLNVGFYKSTDGGSSFERIGTPHTDHHDLWIDPNNSDRMVVADDGGGQVTYNGGKSWSSNHKYSTAQFYQVITDNQFPYWIYGAQQDNSTVGIKNRTADYGIDKRDWHPVAGGESGYIAPDPENANVTYGGSYGGYFNKFNSFTNQSDRIDVWPDNPMGAGAKDLKYRFQWTFPIYISPHNPDLLYATSQFVHRSDDEGMSWDTISEDLTRNDKSKQEESGGPITKDDTSVEYYNTIFTFAESPVKQGVLWTGADDGLIHVSRDNGDSWTNVTPDGMPESLASIIDPSPHDAGTAYLAANRYKFDDFQPMLYKTTNYGKSWTKITDGIPKKDFTRVIREDPNKEGLLYAGTQTGVYVSFNDGEQWQPLQLNLPSVPVTDLAVHKREKDLVVATQGRSFWILDNLSVLHQLNDNVINSGYYLYKPETTYLFGNHTDVQPGQTLGENPEDGVVVHYNITDAAVDQKEVQLQFAEPDGDVIRTFSNQEDLDGNEVKKSEKFYEKEHEVSPDVLTTKQGQNKFVWNMRYPGATDLDGRQILWAGSTRGPTAVPGAYKVRLIVDGETVNEQSFKITKDPRIETTQDDFEAQFDLQQTIIAKLDTTHKTINRIREMRKELMDVKKEYANDKQIQDRIHSLLHTLSEVEGELMQTKAESFQDVLNYPIKLNNKLASLANTVGTGDGRPTEQQYAVYKELASKVDSELKKVEPILRGETSDLIEELEQESIPIEN from the coding sequence ATGCTACGCCAGCCGATGTCATCCACATTTAACAAAGCTCTCTCTATAATTTTTCTTGTTTTTTTTCTCTTTTTAGGAATAAATAATACTGCCATTGCCCAACGTTTTGGCGGGAACCAGATGGAGGAAGGTGTTTCTGACCGTACCTACAGCTCATCTGCCATGCAAGAGTTAGATTACCGAAATATTGGTCCCTTTCGGGGTGGACGTTCCGTTGCGGTAAGTGGTCATCCCGACCAACCCGATACTTATTACGCAGGATTTACCGGTGGTGGAGTCTATAAAACGTCAGACGGAGGTAAAAACTGGGTTAATATTTCCGACGGTTTTTTCAAGACCGGATCAGTGGGAGCAATTACAGTCGCTCCATCAGATCCAAATATTATTTACGCAGGAATGGGCGAAACCTGTATCCGTGGCAACATGTCGCCCGGCGACGGTATGTACAAATCAGTGGATGGTGGAAAAACCTGGACCCATATTGGACTACCCGAATCTCATTTCATCGGCGAAATTGCCGTCCATCCGAAAGATAAAGATGTTGCCTGGGTAGCAGTTATGGGGCATGCCTTTGGAACGGAGGGCAATAAAGAACGCGGCGTTTACAAAACGACGGACGGCGGTAAAACATGGCAAAAAGTACTCTTTCATAACAAACACACCGGGGCTGTTGATATTGAAGTAGATCCCAACAACCCACGTATTCTATACGCATCCTTGTGGGAAGCCTTCCGTAATCCCTGGAAAATGTCGAGCGGGGGCAAAGGCAGTGGACTGTACAAAAGTACTGACGGTGGTGAAACATGGAAAAATATTTCACAACGTCCAGGTATGCCCAAGGGACTGCTCGGCAAGATTGGTGTTGCTGTTTCTCCAGTTAATTCCGATCGCGTGTGGGCAATAATAGAAAATGAAAATGGTGGTGTCTTTCGATCTGATGACAACGGAAAAAGCTGGGACCGTATCAATAGTGAACGCAACTTACGACAACGAGCCTGGTATTATACCCACATCATGGCAGGCACCGAAAGTGAAAACGAAGTATATGTACTGAATGTAGGGTTTTATAAATCTACCGACGGTGGTAGTTCATTTGAACGCATCGGCACACCCCACACCGACCACCATGATTTATGGATTGATCCCAATAATAGTGATCGCATGGTCGTTGCTGATGACGGCGGCGGACAAGTAACCTACAACGGCGGTAAAAGCTGGTCATCAAACCATAAATATAGTACAGCCCAATTTTATCAGGTTATTACTGACAACCAGTTCCCCTATTGGATTTATGGTGCCCAGCAAGATAACAGTACGGTAGGTATTAAAAATAGAACAGCCGATTATGGTATTGACAAACGAGACTGGCATCCTGTCGCCGGAGGTGAAAGCGGTTATATTGCTCCAGATCCCGAGAACGCCAACGTAACTTACGGCGGCAGCTACGGCGGATACTTCAATAAATTTAACAGCTTTACGAATCAAAGCGACCGCATTGACGTATGGCCGGACAACCCTATGGGTGCAGGCGCAAAAGATTTGAAATATCGCTTCCAGTGGACCTTCCCAATTTATATTTCTCCGCATAATCCTGATTTGCTGTATGCCACTTCGCAGTTTGTCCACCGCTCAGATGATGAAGGAATGAGCTGGGATACCATCAGCGAAGATTTAACCCGGAATGACAAATCAAAACAGGAGGAGTCCGGCGGTCCTATCACTAAGGATGATACCAGCGTAGAATATTATAACACCATTTTTACCTTTGCTGAATCACCCGTTAAACAGGGTGTTCTCTGGACCGGTGCTGACGACGGGCTCATCCACGTGAGTCGAGATAATGGTGACAGCTGGACCAACGTAACGCCCGACGGTATGCCCGAATCACTGGCTAGTATCATCGATCCCTCTCCCCACGATGCCGGTACGGCCTACCTTGCTGCCAACCGGTATAAGTTTGATGATTTTCAACCAATGCTGTACAAAACAACAAACTACGGCAAAAGCTGGACTAAGATTACGGACGGTATCCCCAAAAAGGATTTCACGCGCGTAATTCGTGAGGATCCCAATAAAGAAGGACTGCTTTATGCTGGTACCCAAACAGGTGTTTATGTTTCTTTCAATGATGGTGAGCAATGGCAACCCCTGCAGCTAAACCTCCCTAGTGTCCCAGTTACTGATCTAGCTGTCCATAAGCGAGAAAAAGACCTTGTAGTTGCTACACAGGGACGCTCGTTTTGGATACTCGATAATCTCTCGGTCCTGCATCAACTTAATGACAATGTTATAAATTCTGGCTATTACTTATATAAACCGGAGACAACCTATCTCTTTGGAAACCACACTGATGTTCAGCCAGGACAAACACTAGGCGAAAACCCTGAAGATGGCGTAGTTGTACATTATAATATTACTGATGCTGCTGTTGATCAAAAAGAAGTACAGCTGCAGTTTGCCGAGCCGGACGGTGATGTTATACGAACGTTTTCTAACCAAGAAGATCTGGATGGAAATGAGGTTAAAAAATCAGAAAAATTTTATGAAAAAGAACATGAGGTTTCCCCCGATGTGCTAACAACCAAACAGGGTCAAAACAAGTTTGTCTGGAATATGAGATATCCCGGTGCAACTGATCTCGACGGCCGTCAAATTCTGTGGGCTGGATCTACCCGTGGCCCCACCGCTGTACCTGGTGCATACAAGGTACGGCTAATTGTAGATGGAGAAACGGTGAACGAGCAATCCTTTAAAATTACCAAAGATCCGCGTATTGAAACTACGCAAGATGATTTTGAGGCACAGTTTGACCTCCAGCAAACAATTATTGCCAAGCTCGACACCACTCATAAAACAATTAATCGTATTCGGGAAATGCGAAAAGAACTCATGGATGTTAAAAAAGAATATGCTAACGATAAGCAAATTCAGGACCGCATTCATTCTCTGTTACATACTTTATCCGAAGTTGAGGGCGAACTAATGCAGACCAAGGCAGAATCCTTTCAGGATGTACTTAATTATCCCATTAAGTTAAATAACAAGCTTGCCTCGCTGGCCAATACGGTTGGCACCGGTGACGGACGGCCTACTGAGCAGCAATATGCTGTTTATAAAGAACTAGCTTCCAAAGTAGATTCAGAATTAAAAAAAGTAGAACCTATTTTGCGCGGTGAAACATCTGACCTCATTGAAGAACTAGAGCAAGAATCAATTCCGATAGAAAATTAA